The Aspergillus fumigatus Af293 chromosome 5, whole genome shotgun sequence nucleotide sequence CATCATGATGGCCGTCGAAACGAGGTATACCGGCCTGCGTcccagcttcttctcaagggggatgaagaagatgcagcCCACGGAGAGACCGACGAAATTGACAGACATGGCATTATTGAGTTGGGCATAGGTGACGTTCATATCTGACACCATCAACTGCCAGAAGATGACCTGGATGGACAGGCTGATGTTGTGAATATATTTGTGTCTTCCGTGTCCGAGCAGTTGGGACTTACGTTGTGAAGATCACCACTGTTACTGCCAGCACAAGAGTAAAGTTCACTACCTTGGGGGCTGTACTCCAGTTCTGTCTCTGGCATTAGTATTCATTCAATGAGTTGGGTTAGGGAAATAGTTGACCAGTGGCTCATTGGGGTCCCTCGACGGCACAGGGTGCAGGATAACCTGGGATCTGACATAATTCTCGCTCTCTGCAGTTTCATCTGTAGATAAGGTTAAGAACATATCGCCATAAGCTGAGATAAAATTTACATACTTTGGATCAGGAGAAAAGTGCCTGGTGGCTGATAGTGGTCGGTGGACGGTATGTCGTATTGACTCTGCGCCATTGAGACCAGCTTATTTAGTCCAAGCAGGGGAGGATACAGAAACGGGTATTGCTTGACAGAAAGAGCTGCTTTCTCCTGACTTTGATGCTTGTTGAAAAGAAGAGGTGATGATGGATATAAGactgctactgctactgctactgccactgccacccATTGCCGTGGTGGTACTTAACGACCTGCGAACGACCGACACGATAGTAAACTTCACGCTCATGATAACACAATCAGCGCCTCGAAAACTCCAGACATTTGAAGATTAAATGCGGGGAAACGCCACATTGGCCCAAGATAAGAACCAAGTCGTTAAAGTTTAGACTAAACAATATCAGTTCAACGCTACTTCCAAAATGACAGGTCGACCCCGTAAGATTCACTGATTTCATTATCTCGCTGGCATTATAAACCTCTGTCTTTAAACAAGCTTCTCCCTCCCCCATTTTCCCGTCTCTGTGCATCCCAACCCCAACTAGGAATGTCGACCCCCAGTCGTACCCGTCGTTCGCGCGGCGGATGGTAGCAAACCCCCCTCCCATCCACTTGCTTTCTTTTGTATTTCAAGCTGCAGCTGATAGCTTTGACCGTCATAGTTGGACATGCAAGGCGAAGCATCGCAAGTGTGACCGTTGCCGTCCAACGTGCCAAGCCTGCACCGATCAGGGAATACCATGCGACGGCTACGAAGTGCGTCTGCGCTGGGGATCCGGCATTGCATCGCGAGGTCTTTATGCCGGCGCCGAGGCACCAGTAGACACGTCGATTCCGCCGAGGGTTCCTGGGCGTCGGAGAGACCGAATTCGAGCTCGGCGGGCACAGCAGGAAGGCGAAATACGGACGCAGGTGACCGAAGTCACTTCGTCTCAAGACTATGCTCAAGAAGGTATGCGTCTGCTGGACAATTTCCTTTTTCGGTATGCACATTCAAGTCGTTGACGCTTTGTATGGTAGATTCCAGACCTAGCCCGGcatcattctccttctcgagcCCCGGTCATAGCAAGGATGATGAACAGCTCTTCCAAGACTGTAAATATATACAATACTATAGCAGAGCAGAACAGAGGCTAACGAGATAGCGGTGTAGTTCTATCATCTGGTATTAATATTCTGCACTCAACTACAGTCCACGACGAACAGATATTGTTGAAACTACGTCTTCCCGCCCTATGCCAAAAGTCCGAAGCGCTGTATCGAATTTGCATTGCTTTGCAAGCATCACTAAGCGGAAAACCAGCCGCCTGCTCCCTCGAGTATCTTGAAGTCGGTCTAAATAAATTCCGCGCAGAGCTTTCCGAGAGCGAGGGCAATCTGGAGGATGGGACTTTGACAGCGGGACTGCTCTTGTGTACGCTTGGAGTGAGTACCAACTCTATTACTCCCTCGCCTGGTCCATCAACTAATTATCTTCTTTCAGGTTATGCACGGCATTCCATGGACAATGCACCTGCGAGGGATGTACACCATTCTTCGCATGCACGATGTTGAAGGTCCACAAAAACACCAAGAACGAGGTGCATTCCGCGCCCATCTGTTCGAGGTGATGGGTATCATGGACCTCCCCACATTTTCAATCGGTCGTCGGCACCCACATCTTGGCTTCTGGAGACGATATTGTTGTAAGGGAAAGTCTCCCGCAGAGATCGAGACCGGGGTTGAGGTTGTAACTGGCCTACCAAGGTCTCTGTTGACTATCTTCGCATTCATTGGCAAGGGTACAACAGAGATATGTTTCTGGGATTGGCCAGGCGCACAGGGAACTTTCATTCAGTGTCAATTGTGGGAGGCGTATCGACTGGCTGGAGTGTGGGTTGTTCGACATGGGGGACCAGGCTTCCCACGCCCTTCAGGTACAGAAGCAACGCTTGACCCGGCCATGCGAAGAGGAGTCACTCTCACCTCCACATCTGTTATAGTTTCACGGCTCTTAAGTTCAGTGGATGCCGTATGTCGCGCCACTTTAGACCCAGAACGCTGGGACACGCTCATCATCAATGCCATTGCGTATCCGGTCTGTGTCGCCGGGCTACAGAGTGGTATTTTGCAAAGGGATCCAGCAATGAAGGAATTAGTACGAAAGAACCTGCTTCTAACCGCCGAGGGCCCAATCTGGAACAGGCAATATCGCCTTCTCCTGAACTTGCTCGAGGAGTACTGGACGTACCCAGTGGGAGCAGTTGATATTGACCAACTTGCACAGGCGAGGGGCGTTGAGTTGGGATTATTTTAGAATTCACTTGTCTTTATTTACATGTCCTTAACGCATAATGAACAGGCGGTTCAATCCGTCTGCTTTTGCTGGCCTTGCCGCAGCATGAACCACAGCTTTACTCCTGCACCATCCTGAACCAACTCGACTTCTTCTACAACCTTGAATCCCAGTCGTTCGTAAACCACGACATTATCCTCCTTTGTACATTCGAGGATGATAGGCTCATCGTTGGTATGGTCTAGAACAGAACGTAGCGCCTTCTTCCCCAGCCCACGACCTTGTAGATAGGGGTGTACAGCGATAACCTCTAGATACCACAGATCAGAAATGCGATAAGTGTCTTTGACGTTCGTAACCACCCGTTCATGGGCATCCATCAGTTGCTTTAACCTCTAAGATAGATCCCCATTGGGATTTGATCCTCGTGGAAACTAGGTTGGCACGCGTACCTTGTCATTCGCACCTTTCTCGTGGACAGGACTAACAATATCAAGAAACCACACCTTCAACCAAAGCAGTATCCTGCCCAGGGTCCAGCGGCAACGTCTTCGAGGAGGAAACAACAGGGCCACTACGCCTGCATCCCGTTCGACAATCGACCGTTCACATAGCTTGCCGTCTTTATGGAACCGTCGATCTACCTCAGCCACGGTAGCAGAGATGAACACAATACCATCCGCAACAGCTTTCAGAACTCGACGGTACTGCCATTCGGACGTATTTGGATCGCTGGTTGACCACGATCCGGCGAGTGGGCCCTGCCATCTTATTAGCGGATCGTCGGCGAAGGACGCAGTAATTGTATCTGCGACTGCGCGGACTGATTCCGGATCTGTCTTGTTGGGTATACTGGGTTAGTGTGCTGGTCGTATCATAGCAAAGACGTAGTTGTAGACATACCGTTGTGGACTTGGAAAAGAGGCAGTTCCTGGTCTGTTGCCATTGTGATGAATTGGTGATATACTCCGTCTAGATGGTTGGCATTATATTCGACTGTTCAGTTTAAAAAGGCGGCTGGGATATGTATATTCAAAGCGGCGTGGACGTTTGTGGTTGACAGGCACTATCGTCACGGCAGGGTCCTGGCTGGACCTGCCTTCTTGGTATGTCTACTTGACAACAATCGAGAAGTATCTGTTTGCCAACTTCAAATCGCGGTAAATGCAGCAAATGATAGTGGTTCTACTCACTCTGACAAGCTCGTTTGGACTTCCTGTGAACATTGGATCCTCGGCTGTCCCAATTGGGCAGGTCGACCCCTGCACTAGTACTGACCTTTTGACACACATCATTACTACACAGCAGTGGCTTGGCTGATGCGGTTATCTTGGCATAGGGTTGTGTGGGGTGTATGACAAGCTCATGGACTGCCCAGAGATGGACAAGATTTCGGACAATCAGACTTCACTATGTCCTTTCAGACCCCCGTCTCGAAATGTACGACCATAATTCCAGCGCTTGGTGAGCTTCAAGGGCTGCAATACGCAAATGGGGTACAGCAGTTCTGCGGCATTCCCTACGCTGAGTTGACCAAGCGGTGGACAAGATCAACGCTGAAGACCGTTTGGGAGGGCTCTCGGCGCGATGGAACCAAGTTAGGATACGCCTCCGTCATCCCCCGATAAGTGTCTCATAGGAGTTAACTGCATCTTTAGAAACAGTTGTCCTCATTCAGAatctggagaagacaccaATGACCTTCGTTCCAGTCCCGCCAGCGGCTCACTTGTCCTATCCTCCAGAGGTAGGTGAGTTGACCAGTCTTGTCATGAACATTGTGATaccatcaaagccaaagaaTCCCAACCAAAGATATCCCGTAATGGTCTACGTACATGGCGGCTCCCTGCTATACAGAGGGGCCAACCTTCCGATTTTCGACGCTGTGAATCTCGTCTCCCAGAGCATCAAAATGGGAACGCCAATCATATGTGTGAACTTCAACTACCGCGTCGGCCTCGGCGGATTCCTAGCTAGCAAAGAAATACAGCGAGAGCTAAGAGAAGACGGATTCCAGGGCTGCGGCAATTTCGGCTTCACAGACCAACAGGTTGCATTCGAATGGGTGCAGCGGTATATCGATGCCCTAGGTGGTAATCCAAACAACGTCACTGCGGTCGGAGAGTCTGCTGGTGGAATCTCAATCAGTAACCAGCTTGCTGCTGCGAGCCCGCCTCGTTTCCGACGCGCCGCTTGTATGTCTGGCCTGTCTGTCTCGATTCCACAGTGGACGATGGAGCAGCATGAGGCGTTGTTTGAGGCTGTTTGTCGGTATTTCCGAATTGATTCTACCCGGTCGGATGTGCTGGACCATCTCGGACAGATCCCGCAACAAATGCTGGCAGATGCAACTCCCATCATCCAGGGGGTGCTGTCTGGAACGGGAAATCCATGTCTGGACGGGTGGTTCTATAAGAGCGACACTGACCCGCGTGAAATCCAGACGGCACCATCGTGGCTTGACGCGCTAATGCTGGGCGATACCTACCATGAAGGAATTATCTTCCATTCGAACATTCTAGAGGACACTTTCCAGTCGATCCGTCAGACTCTCGCAGAGTACGTGGGAGCAGAAGACGAAACAGATCAAATACTCGCAGAGTACGGCATTAGCCCAGACGTCCCACTCGGCCTACTCATCAAGAGAGTCGAACATATGCGCAGAGATGCGGTATTCAAAATCCCCAACTACGCCACTGCTCTGGGCAACTCGCATCTTGCGGACAAGCGCGCATTGTTTTGTGTACCATTTTGACCAGCGCTCGCGACTCAAGAACGCGCTGGAAGGGACCGCGTACCATGCGCATGAGCTCCTGTATCTGTTCCAGAACCTTACCAACGAGAtggatgagagagagaaagcgaTGACGCAGGACTTTGCTGCTGCATGGATTACGTTCTGTAATGGGCAAGCACCGTGGACTGGAGGTAAAGGGGAGTGGAAAATTTGGGGCCCGGAGAGTATCCAGGCTGTACGGACGGAGgagcaagatgaagaaaCTCGCTCATATACAAGAATGCAGCGGATTCTCTCCATGGGGCGTGGCGggacttggagaagatggctttCTGGTGTTGACGCACTGGTGAATAAGAGAATGAACATGGGGAAAGCGGCTTAAGTTATACAGAGCCATTAAGTTGTCTAGTTACAAGTGAGGAGATACATCTGGAACAGAGAACGCATGAGCCACCTTCGTAGCCCTCTCCTCCGTAATAAGCATTTGCTCAGGGAACCAGGAGAGGTCTACAGCCTCTCCTCCCGTCAACAGGTTATTATCATCACCGAGCAACATCATCCCTAGCGCCTTCCCACACAACCATGCCAACACCATTCCTTCTCCTGAAAACGCAGCGGAGACCCACTCGGCGCTTCGCCCTTCCTGCGCATCTTGACTCCTCCGCGCGAGTGAACCTGGCAGCCGTCCCACCCAAGGAAACCCATCAGCGCTGAAGCCCATAATCCCTGTCCACATCTGCTCGACAGCACGCACCGGCACAGCTCCCCAATTCTCATGACCAAATACTGCACTCAACGCCCCGGAAAGGTGGATGTCCGCATAGAGACTAAGCTCTGAATCCGTAGAAACACCGAGGTCTGAAATCCCACTTCCTTCGCTCTGAGAGAATCCGCCTCCAAACATCATCATTTCGCCAGCATCCGAGGGCGACGGCGGCAGCTGAGTGAGATAATCAAAGCCGCGGTCATAGTTGAACAGCCATGAATGCTCAACTCCTTGAGTTCGGAATTTTACCCCAGGGTGCTGAGCTGACATCTGGCCGCGGACGGGACAGATAAGGCCTTTCATCCCAGGAACTAGGTGAGCAACATGGGCGTTGGTGCAGTGCACGACATGGCGGGCGCGAATGATGCCTCGAGGTGTTGTCAATGTGTACCGGAGTCCGTCTGGGGCCTTCCTTCTGTGATCTTCGATATTTGTGACTGGTGTATTCGTTTCGATCCTCAACTCGTCGGGGTATTTGACCTTTAAATGACCCAAGACTCCGGTGATAAACTTATAGGGCCAGATTGCCCCTGCCGGGCCGGCGACGATTCCTTGAGCATAAGGAAGCGAAAACTCCTATATCGCTGATTAGGAACTATATATGAATAATGACATTTGCTTCCTACCTTTGGAATATCCTCCTTCGCATACAGCCTCCACTCCTTCGTCTCTGGCAATCCCTCTTTCAAACGCTGAAAGCGGCCACGAGCCTCACTCCACCTCTTTTGATTAGAGTAAACACTCAAGAACTGGACTTTCCGCGCCTGAGCTGTCTTCGTCAATCCATACTGTTCCGCTACAGCAAGAAGTTCTCGCAAATGTGCGAGCCGAAatctcaatatcttcctcgCAGCGTCAGTCCCAGGCGCTTCTTCCAGATCTGCAAATTCCTCCGCCGTCTCAAGGATATGGCCCCCATTACGGCCTGTTGCACCGCTACAGATGTCCCGGGCCTCTAGCATAACGATCGCGGGACGGTGGGCAGGCTCTTGTCCTAGATCATTGTTGCGAGGTTTTCGCGACTCCAAGAGCGTTCTTGCGATGGATGTTCCTGTTACGCCGGAGCCGATAATGACGACGTCTGCTTCAACGGGTAATTTGGGTGACTGTATTTCTGTGAGATCGGGATGCGGCGAGCGCAGCCAGAAGGAAGATGTAGGGTTTGGTGTTGGGAGCCCGGGGTCGGAGAGCACTCTGTCCAGGGCTTCCTGGCGGGCTTGTAGTGGAATTCCGGGGTTGGAGAGCAGGGATTGGACGAGGAATGCCATTGTTATTGTATATTCACTTGTATATAATTAGGAATGGTTCTTTCAAGACATTGGGGCCATTAGGTGGAGGGAAAGGCGGGTATAAGTGTCCCAGTCGAATATAATCACTAATAATTTATGGGATGGGAGGATGACTCGAAGAAGCCTCCGATAACAAAGAATCTCATTCTAATATGGAAGGTCTATGCGGACCAAAGTGTCACAAAGTAAGCACTGCCATCTAAGTTCGTGCTTGCTGAAGCCCACAGGGATTACTTAGATGGAGTGGTTGGGGTCAAGCTGCCTCATCGGGCAACGGCTCTCGATGGAATCAAGTGACAGAAACGGCCGGGATATGTCATGATGTAGATGCCGATTCTTACCATGCATCAAGAGGCAATACTAACTTCATCACTTACTGGCAACATCATCCAACACCGTCCAGTAATCATGGTCTCCACAGACAATAGCTTCCCTGAGAAATGCCTACGACCCAAATAGCCCCCCGGCGCGAGGACGAGGCCGGAGATTCCTTTACCGCCTCAACTGCACCATCGCCTCGGAAGAAATCAATATCGGTGCCCCCAATAGAACGGAGAGTCTTTCGGAACATCGCAAACATAATAGGCGCTATATTCAAGGAGCCAAACCTTGAAGAAACCGTTCTTCCTGTGGGTGGTGCAAACTGGACGACTGTTATCGAGGGCATGCAGGCAGCCTTTCCAATTCCATTCCCTGGCCTAATTGATACAGAAACATCACAGTCCATGACCCTCAACGCACGATGCACCACCAAGACTGCCGACTGCCACTATCTCTCTGTACAAGCGCAGTCTCTCCCGCCCTGGACTGGGAACACAATATGCCGAACAGATAGCCGAGCACCCAGCCATGAGACCACTGCCGACAGTTACACAGGATGACGTCGAGTTCTTCTCACATCTGGGGATCGAGACTGCGGGGAAGTGTAACTGGTTGAATGGGCTGGTTTGTGTTGGGTGGATGGGTTGCGAGGATGATCGTATCATTATCGATGCGTATAGTTTGACGATTTTTGTTCGTGTGAGGTTAGGGGATGCTATGATGAGACGGGAGAGTTCATAGATGCAACCCGAGGATGTTGAATATCTGTTTCGGTCTTACGTATTTACCGTGCTATGAACCGTGTCCTCATCACTGTTCCCGTTTAGGAAGGTCGACGCATTCTGCTCTCTGAAACTGGTGAATAGAGTCCCCCATTGGTTTAATAGTGCTATCAATGCTGAACCCCGCCTTGACTCGCATGTGTAAAGGCCTGTACTTACTATGACCGCCGCAACTATTTAAGGCAGTCGAGCCATGCCATTATCATGATATCTACCGAAGGAAAATGGCCATATCCCCATCCCCCAAGACTGACTGGCAGGCCCTTGTCGCAGCGAAACGCAAACGCCTAGATGCCCAAATTCCATCGGAATGGCGTCTCAGCGACGACTTCCGGGCGTCAGTCCCCGCTAATGGCCATCTAATCGAGGCTGACATTGCTCGCCGAAGCGGCATTCTCTCTGATGAAGAGCTGGACATCTCGGAGAAATTCTCCGCTGTGGAATTACTAAAGAACCTTGCCGAAAGAAAGTTTAGTGCAGTAGATGTCACAACCGCCTTCTGCAAAAGGGCGGCGATTGCACAGCAGCTGGTAAGTGGCTTCTACATCCCTAGAGAGGTGCCTTCCATTATACAGTGAGATACCGGCGACTGATCACGCTAGACTTCATGTTTAACGGAACATTTCTTTGCCAAAGCCATCGAGCGTGCGCAGTTCTTGAATGAATACCTGCAAAGGGAGAAGAAGGTAATAGGTCCTCTTCACGGCCTTCCCATTAGCATCAAAGACAATTTCTGTCTCGAGGGGATCCGGAGCACTGTCGGATATGTCTCGCTTCTTCAGAACGAAACCGTGTCGCATAATTCAGCCCTGGTCGAGATCCTACTTGACCTTGGGGCAGTTCTTTATGTGAAAACGAATATCCCGCAGACGATGATGGTTAGTTGTCGTACTCATCCATACCCTGGCTTAACCGGGTTCAATGACTGACACAACAAAGACAGGTGATTCCGAAAACAACATCTTCAGCCGGACCTTAAACCCGCATAACACTAACTTAACAGCCGGAGGATCAAGCGGCGGAGAGGGAGCACTGGTCGCCTTCCGCGGTTCGATTCTGGGCGTAGGAACCGA carries:
- a CDS encoding Zn(II)2Cys6 transcription factor, with the translated sequence MTGRPPSPSPIFPSLCIPTPTRNVDPQSYPSFARRMVANPPPIHLLSFVFQAAADSFDRHSWTCKAKHRKCDRCRPTCQACTDQGIPCDGYEVRLRWGSGIASRGLYAGAEAPVDTSIPPRVPGRRRDRIRARRAQQEGEIRTQVTEVTSSQDYAQEDSRPSPASFSFSSPGHSKDDEQLFQDFLSSGINILHSTTVHDEQILLKLRLPALCQKSEALYRICIALQASLSGKPAACSLEYLEVGLNKFRAELSESEGNLEDGTLTAGLLLCTLGVMHGIPWTMHLRGMYTILRMHDVEGPQKHQERGAFRAHLFEVMGIMDLPTFSIGRRHPHLGFWRRYCCKGKSPAEIETGVEVVTGLPRSLLTIFAFIGKGTTEICFWDWPGAQGTFIQCQLWEAYRLAGVWVVRHGGPGFPRPSGTEATLDPAMRRGVTLTSTSVIVSRLLSSVDAVCRATLDPERWDTLIINAIAYPVCVAGLQSGILQRDPAMKELVRKNLLLTAEGPIWNRQYRLLLNLLEEYWTYPVGAVDIDQLAQARGVELGLF
- a CDS encoding GNAT family N-acetyltransferase, translating into MATDQELPLFQVHNDPESVRAVADTITASFADDPLIRWQGPLAGSWSTSDPNTSEWQYRRVLKAVADGIVFISATVAEVDRRFHKDGKLCERSIVERDAGVVALLFPPRRRCRWTLGRILLWLKVWFLDIVSPVHEKGANDKRLKQLMDAHERVVTNVKDTYRISDLWYLEVIAVHPYLQGRGLGKKALRSVLDHTNDEPIILECTKEDNVVVYERLGFKVVEEVELVQDGAGVKLWFMLRQGQQKQTD
- a CDS encoding NAD(P)/FAD-dependent oxidoreductase; its protein translation is MAFLVQSLLSNPGIPLQARQEALDRVLSDPGLPTPNPTSSFWLRSPHPDLTEIQSPKLPVEADVVIIGSGVTGTSIARTLLESRKPRNNDLGQEPAHRPAIVMLEARDICSGATGRNGGHILETAEEFADLEEAPGTDAARKILRFRLAHLRELLAVAEQYGLTKTAQARKVQFLSVYSNQKRWSEARGRFQRLKEGLPETKEWRLYAKEDIPKEFSLPYAQGIVAGPAGAIWPYKFITGVLGHLKVKYPDELRIETNTPVTNIEDHRRKAPDGLRYTLTTPRGIIRARHVVHCTNAHVAHLVPGMKGLICPVRGQMSAQHPGVKFRTQGVEHSWLFNYDRGFDYLTQLPPSPSDAGEMMMFGGGFSQSEGSGISDLGVSTDSELSLYADIHLSGALSAVFGHENWGAVPVRAVEQMWTGIMGFSADGFPWVGRLPGSLARRSQDAQEGRSAEWVSAAFSGEGMVLAWLCGKALGMMLLGDDNNLLTGGEAVDLSWFPEQMLITEERATKVAHAFSVPDVSPHL